One region of Qipengyuania gaetbuli genomic DNA includes:
- the radC gene encoding RadC family protein — MSDGGSISKEHSGAGQRERLRQRLLKGGPDALADYELLEHLLFGAFRQGDTKPLAKTLIARFGSFAGVLNADPQALALVKGMGEASAASLYAVAMAARRMARGAIEQQPVLGSWQALLDYLAIDMGHLKHERVRVLYLDTRNRLILDHLAAKGSVDEAAIHPREVIRKAFDIGATALILVHNHPSGDPEPSRADIQITSRIAEAGRLLNITVHDHVIVGRGSHVSLRAKGLI, encoded by the coding sequence TTGTCTGACGGGGGCAGCATATCAAAGGAGCATTCCGGTGCAGGACAGCGTGAGCGGCTTCGCCAGCGACTGCTCAAGGGCGGGCCGGACGCTTTGGCCGATTACGAATTGCTCGAACACCTCCTCTTCGGGGCGTTCCGTCAAGGAGACACCAAGCCCTTGGCAAAGACGCTGATTGCGCGCTTCGGTTCCTTTGCCGGCGTGCTCAACGCTGATCCGCAAGCGCTGGCGCTGGTAAAGGGCATGGGCGAAGCCAGTGCCGCCTCGCTTTACGCGGTTGCCATGGCAGCACGACGCATGGCCCGCGGCGCGATCGAGCAGCAACCGGTGCTGGGAAGTTGGCAGGCGCTGCTCGACTATCTCGCCATCGACATGGGCCATCTCAAGCACGAGCGCGTACGGGTGCTGTATCTCGACACGCGCAACCGGCTTATCCTCGACCACCTGGCCGCCAAAGGGTCGGTGGACGAAGCAGCCATCCATCCGCGCGAAGTGATCCGCAAGGCCTTCGACATCGGGGCGACCGCGCTGATCCTGGTGCACAACCACCCGAGCGGGGATCCCGAGCCCAGCCGCGCGGACATCCAGATAACCAGCAGGATCGCGGAGGCCGGGCGGCTGCTCAACATTACCGTCCACGACCACGTCATCGTGGGGCGCGGCAGCCACGTCTCACTGCGCGCCAAGGGCCTGATCTAG
- a CDS encoding F0F1 ATP synthase subunit C — protein sequence MEMEAAKLVGAGLAAIGAGMAAIGVGNVFGSFLESALRNPGAADGQQGRLFIGFAAAELLGLLAFVVAMILIFVA from the coding sequence ATGGAAATGGAAGCTGCAAAGCTGGTTGGCGCCGGTCTCGCTGCAATCGGTGCCGGCATGGCCGCCATCGGTGTGGGTAACGTCTTCGGTTCGTTCCTCGAAAGCGCTCTGCGTAACCCGGGTGCTGCCGACGGCCAGCAGGGCCGCCTGTTCATCGGCTTCGCCGCTGCCGAACTTCTCGGCCTGCTGGCGTTCGTCGTTGCCATGATCCTGATCTTCGTCGCCTAA
- a CDS encoding F0F1 ATP synthase subunit B family protein has product MANTTPEVFATEAAEVNTEVGHGGAGTHAEPELFGLAPFQIVSIAMLILLLIAFFGAKVHKTIAGGLDSKIAAIKDQLEEAKQLRAEAEALRQEYADKIAGAEKDAEAMLANAQHEADAILEKAEADSQAMVERRKRMAEDKIAAAEREAVEDVRNRAALAATAASRALIADKHDADADKALADKVIAGI; this is encoded by the coding sequence ATGGCTAATACCACTCCTGAAGTCTTCGCGACGGAAGCGGCCGAAGTGAACACCGAAGTCGGTCACGGCGGTGCCGGTACGCATGCAGAGCCCGAACTGTTCGGCCTCGCACCGTTCCAGATCGTCTCGATCGCGATGCTCATCCTGCTGCTCATCGCTTTCTTCGGTGCCAAGGTCCACAAGACCATTGCCGGCGGCCTCGACAGCAAGATCGCCGCGATCAAGGACCAGCTGGAAGAAGCCAAGCAGCTCCGTGCCGAAGCCGAAGCGCTTCGCCAGGAATATGCCGACAAGATCGCCGGCGCCGAAAAGGATGCCGAGGCCATGCTCGCCAATGCGCAGCATGAAGCCGACGCGATCCTCGAAAAGGCGGAGGCCGACAGCCAGGCCATGGTCGAGCGTCGCAAGCGCATGGCGGAAGACAAGATCGCTGCCGCAGAGCGTGAAGCGGTCGAGGACGTCCGCAACCGTGCCGCGCTTGCCGCGACCGCTGCTAGCCGCGCGCTTATCGCCGACAAGCACGACGCCGATGCCGACAAGGCGCTGGCGGACAAGGTCATCGCCGGCATCTGA
- a CDS encoding intermembrane phospholipid transport protein YdbH family protein, with the protein MDEGEIAGMTSHRPRWRKKRYAVPGLSLLTLLAIFLMAWANRESIAHDFIRDQFDAYGIEGTYEIERIGGQTQVISDLVIGDPAAPDLTAKQAVVKLKYRLGLPQIGSITLVEPRLYATYLDGQLSFGSLDPLVFAESEEEPGLPAFNVAIRDGRGLLETDYGPVGFKLEGRGPLDNGFTGIFAAVAPDFAIGGCEARQTTLYGKVSTDGGTPEFSGPLRQQDLTCKGNGVRVTGLVAELDAAMTPQLSDPSIEARIDTDALAIPGGAAQSLAGTIRAQMRGDDATARFSLAARGFETPQALAAVITAEGVARGRGGFERLEVDGNLEGNGLRLGSGLVAGIESLSQTGEGTLVEPIVNKIAASLQAQTRGSSLEARIRYRQDEKGYSLLIPQAELAGGGGARILSLSRVQVGASTGEAARFSGNIATGGPGLPSISGRMENNGGAGPVFRLSMAPYEAGGSTFAIPRMSIVQGEGGAFGFSGQVEATGPVPGGAVDSLSVPVSGRYGADGALALWRDCTRIAFRRIALADLNIAGPGLTLCPPPGRPMLRSGPTGLQFAAGAPSLDLKGSLADTPIRIASGPVGFAWPGTISAHNLAITLGPAETASRFVISDLDAKVGENIAGTFSDADIRLASVPLDISNAAGNWDYTGGVFTIGNASLRVADREEPDRFQPLVADGGTLTLRDSIIDARAELRDPYEGRLITVADIRHNLGTGAGYADLDVPGIVFDETFQPSPSSNICFDGGEPGPREPSGLSCLALGVVANAEGTVTGRGRIDWDSDGEVTSTGTFSTDDFDFAAAFGPVEGASGTIEFTDLLGLTTAPGQKLRVASINPGVEVLDGEIEFELRGGEVLAVAGGSWPFMGGRLILREVDFRFGVEEERRYIFEIVGLDAAQFVAQMEFENISATGIFDGTVPIVFGENGNGRIDEGILLSRPPGGNISYVGELTYEDLSPVANYAFDALRSMNFTQMRVVMEGPLAGEIVTRVRFDGVSQGEGAKKNFVTRQLAKLPIQFRINIRAQFYQLLTSLKALYDPAAVRDPRELGLLSDDGTRFLRRSVTGEEVKPEIDPEDVIPDEPTIQDQESE; encoded by the coding sequence ATGGATGAGGGCGAAATCGCAGGCATGACGAGCCATCGGCCGCGCTGGCGCAAGAAGCGTTATGCCGTGCCCGGCCTCTCGCTGCTCACCCTGCTGGCGATATTCCTGATGGCCTGGGCCAATCGCGAAAGCATCGCGCATGATTTCATCCGCGACCAGTTCGACGCCTATGGCATCGAAGGTACTTACGAAATCGAACGCATCGGCGGGCAAACGCAGGTCATCTCCGATCTCGTAATCGGCGACCCGGCGGCGCCCGACCTCACCGCCAAACAGGCTGTGGTGAAGCTCAAGTATCGGTTGGGCTTGCCGCAAATCGGCAGCATCACGTTGGTGGAGCCGCGTCTTTACGCGACCTACCTCGATGGGCAGCTGAGTTTCGGCTCGCTCGATCCGCTGGTGTTTGCCGAAAGCGAGGAGGAGCCCGGACTTCCCGCGTTCAACGTCGCGATACGTGACGGTCGCGGCTTGCTCGAAACGGACTATGGCCCGGTAGGCTTCAAGCTCGAGGGGAGGGGACCGCTCGACAACGGATTTACGGGCATTTTCGCGGCAGTTGCGCCCGATTTTGCGATTGGCGGGTGCGAAGCGCGGCAGACGACGCTTTACGGCAAGGTGTCGACCGACGGAGGCACGCCGGAGTTCTCAGGTCCGCTGAGGCAGCAAGACCTTACCTGCAAGGGCAACGGCGTCCGGGTGACCGGACTGGTTGCCGAACTCGATGCAGCTATGACGCCGCAATTGTCCGATCCCTCGATCGAGGCGCGGATCGACACGGACGCGCTCGCCATTCCGGGCGGTGCAGCCCAGTCGCTTGCAGGGACGATCCGTGCACAGATGCGGGGCGATGATGCAACCGCGCGCTTTTCGCTTGCCGCGCGCGGCTTCGAGACGCCGCAGGCTCTCGCTGCGGTCATCACCGCCGAAGGTGTTGCGCGCGGTCGCGGCGGGTTCGAACGGTTGGAGGTCGACGGCAATCTTGAAGGCAACGGCCTGCGCCTCGGCAGCGGCCTTGTCGCCGGCATCGAAAGCCTGTCCCAAACGGGCGAGGGCACGCTTGTCGAACCGATCGTCAACAAGATCGCCGCATCGCTCCAGGCGCAGACCCGTGGCAGTTCGCTGGAAGCGCGCATCCGGTACAGGCAAGATGAAAAGGGATATTCGCTGCTGATCCCGCAGGCCGAGCTGGCCGGAGGCGGGGGCGCGCGCATACTCTCCCTGTCGCGGGTCCAGGTGGGCGCCAGTACAGGAGAGGCTGCCCGTTTCTCCGGTAACATCGCGACCGGTGGTCCCGGCCTGCCGAGCATTTCGGGCCGCATGGAGAACAACGGCGGGGCCGGTCCGGTCTTTCGCCTGTCCATGGCGCCTTACGAAGCTGGCGGGTCCACCTTTGCCATCCCCCGCATGAGCATCGTGCAAGGCGAAGGCGGCGCGTTCGGTTTCTCCGGCCAGGTAGAAGCGACCGGTCCGGTGCCCGGCGGCGCAGTCGATAGCCTCTCGGTTCCGGTCAGCGGGCGCTATGGCGCTGACGGGGCGCTTGCACTCTGGCGGGATTGCACGCGGATCGCCTTTCGCCGCATCGCCCTTGCCGATCTCAATATCGCGGGGCCAGGCCTCACGCTTTGTCCGCCGCCGGGTCGCCCGATGCTGCGCAGCGGTCCTACAGGCCTGCAGTTCGCAGCCGGTGCTCCTTCTCTCGACCTCAAGGGTTCGCTTGCCGACACGCCCATCCGCATCGCTAGCGGGCCAGTGGGCTTTGCCTGGCCCGGTACGATCAGCGCCCACAATCTCGCAATAACGCTTGGTCCGGCGGAGACTGCCAGCCGTTTCGTCATCAGCGATCTCGACGCAAAGGTGGGCGAGAATATCGCCGGGACGTTCTCCGACGCGGACATCCGGCTTGCATCGGTGCCGCTCGATATAAGCAATGCCGCAGGAAACTGGGATTACACCGGCGGTGTCTTTACCATCGGCAATGCCTCGCTGCGTGTCGCCGATCGCGAGGAGCCGGACCGTTTCCAGCCGCTGGTTGCCGACGGCGGCACGCTGACGCTGCGCGACAGTATCATCGACGCGCGCGCCGAACTGCGCGATCCCTACGAGGGGCGGCTGATCACCGTCGCCGATATCCGGCACAATCTGGGAACGGGGGCAGGGTATGCCGATCTCGACGTGCCCGGAATCGTGTTCGACGAGACCTTCCAGCCTTCGCCATCCAGCAATATCTGCTTCGACGGCGGCGAGCCCGGTCCGCGGGAGCCGAGCGGCCTCAGCTGCCTTGCGCTGGGCGTCGTCGCCAACGCGGAAGGGACGGTCACCGGTCGCGGCCGGATCGACTGGGACAGCGATGGTGAAGTCACCAGCACCGGCACCTTCTCCACTGACGACTTCGATTTCGCAGCCGCATTCGGGCCCGTCGAAGGAGCCAGCGGTACCATCGAATTTACCGACCTGCTCGGCCTGACGACCGCGCCCGGCCAGAAACTGCGCGTCGCCTCGATCAACCCCGGTGTCGAGGTGCTGGATGGTGAGATCGAGTTCGAACTGCGCGGCGGCGAGGTGCTTGCGGTTGCCGGCGGAAGCTGGCCTTTCATGGGCGGCCGGCTGATCCTGCGCGAGGTCGATTTCAGGTTCGGTGTCGAGGAGGAGCGGCGCTACATCTTCGAGATCGTCGGTCTGGATGCCGCGCAGTTCGTCGCCCAGATGGAATTCGAGAATATCTCTGCGACGGGTATTTTCGACGGAACCGTGCCGATAGTCTTCGGTGAGAATGGCAATGGCCGGATCGACGAAGGCATCCTTCTCTCGCGGCCCCCGGGCGGAAATATCTCCTATGTCGGCGAGTTGACCTATGAAGACCTCTCGCCGGTCGCCAACTACGCCTTCGACGCCTTGCGCAGCATGAATTTCACCCAGATGCGGGTGGTCATGGAAGGCCCGTTGGCAGGCGAGATCGTCACCCGCGTGCGGTTCGATGGTGTCAGCCAGGGTGAGGGGGCGAAGAAGAATTTCGTGACCCGCCAGCTTGCCAAGCTGCCGATTCAGTTCCGCATCAACATCAGGGCGCAGTTCTACCAGCTGCTGACTTCTCTCAAGGCACTCTACGACCCGGCCGCCGTTCGCGATCCGCGTGAACTGGGCCTGCTGAGCGACGACGGCACGCGTTTCCTGCGCCGATCCGTCACCGGCGAGGAAGTGAAACCCGAGATTGACCCGGAAGATGTCATTCCGGATGAACCCACCATTCAGGACCAAGAAAGCGAGTAG
- a CDS encoding PepSY-associated TM helix domain-containing protein — protein sequence MNRVFLTKLHLIAAAIMFPAILMFLVTGALYTWGNTGEWREETVLVPLEQPLAEDEAQLKQVALAGLAQQGLSAPSGKTKVSNEDGEISLSWSGARSEAKVVATDDPLVAEVEVKEASLHRWLVQLHKAKGSTAFKIYATVLAIVLFLLVLSGVIMGLQVKALRKLTITWSVVGAAAFVGFVLLG from the coding sequence GTGAATCGTGTCTTCCTCACCAAGCTGCATCTCATCGCGGCTGCCATCATGTTCCCCGCCATCTTGATGTTCCTCGTTACGGGGGCGCTTTATACGTGGGGCAACACCGGTGAATGGCGGGAAGAGACGGTCCTTGTGCCGCTCGAGCAGCCGCTTGCGGAAGACGAGGCACAACTGAAGCAGGTCGCGCTTGCGGGCCTTGCGCAGCAAGGCCTTTCCGCGCCGAGTGGCAAGACCAAGGTCAGCAACGAGGACGGCGAAATTTCGCTGTCCTGGTCGGGCGCGCGCAGCGAAGCGAAGGTTGTTGCCACCGATGATCCGCTGGTCGCCGAAGTTGAGGTGAAGGAAGCTTCGCTCCACCGCTGGCTGGTTCAGTTGCACAAGGCAAAGGGCAGCACGGCCTTCAAGATCTACGCGACGGTCCTGGCGATCGTCCTGTTCTTGCTGGTGCTCAGCGGCGTGATCATGGGCCTGCAGGTCAAGGCGCTGCGCAAGCTTACCATCACTTGGAGCGTCGTGGGCGCTGCGGCATTCGTGGGCTTCGTGCTGCTGGGCTAG
- a CDS encoding AtpZ/AtpI family protein encodes MSDDKPAREPIEEDARIDALEKRLAAAQQREEERNRPQVSGSDANYRSGNRVLADLLGGLLGGSVIGYAIGYFTGTNPWGLLVGLFLGIVVAFRNIIRAANQRPEE; translated from the coding sequence ATGAGCGACGACAAACCCGCACGGGAACCCATCGAGGAGGATGCGCGGATCGACGCGCTGGAAAAGCGGCTCGCAGCCGCCCAGCAGCGCGAAGAGGAGCGTAACCGCCCGCAGGTTTCCGGTTCCGATGCGAACTATCGCAGCGGCAACCGGGTTCTGGCGGATCTGCTCGGAGGGCTCCTTGGCGGTTCGGTGATCGGTTATGCCATTGGCTACTTTACCGGCACGAACCCGTGGGGTCTGTTGGTGGGACTGTTCCTCGGGATAGTCGTCGCCTTCAGGAACATCATCCGCGCGGCAAACCAGCGCCCCGAAGAATGA
- a CDS encoding F0F1 ATP synthase subunit A has protein sequence MAAEQAKVDPMYQFTIQPLGGSEGWELAGYNIAFTNSALWMLITTVVLFVFVLGGMQRQLVPGRWQMMVETFTGFIDNMLEANIGKAGRKYVPYVFSLFMFILFANLLGLLPLGIVGVHPFTFTSHFTVTGVLAIISFAIVLIVGFWKHGLHFFSLFVPHGTPLPMIPVIAPIEFISFMVRPFSLGLRLFVAMMAGHVLLEVLSSFVIDGTNAGVLWGGIVGLPSFLLMVGICALELLVAGIQAYVFALLTSLYINDAENLH, from the coding sequence GTGGCAGCCGAACAGGCCAAAGTCGATCCGATGTACCAGTTCACCATCCAGCCGCTGGGCGGCTCGGAAGGTTGGGAACTCGCGGGCTATAATATCGCCTTCACCAACAGCGCGCTGTGGATGCTTATCACCACGGTCGTGCTCTTCGTGTTCGTGCTCGGCGGCATGCAGCGCCAGCTCGTCCCCGGCCGCTGGCAGATGATGGTGGAAACCTTCACCGGTTTCATCGACAACATGCTCGAAGCGAACATCGGCAAGGCCGGGCGCAAGTACGTGCCCTATGTCTTCAGCCTGTTCATGTTCATCCTTTTCGCCAACCTGCTCGGCCTCCTGCCGCTGGGCATCGTCGGCGTTCACCCGTTCACCTTCACCAGCCACTTCACCGTGACCGGCGTCCTCGCGATCATCAGCTTCGCGATCGTCCTGATCGTCGGTTTCTGGAAGCACGGGCTGCACTTCTTCTCGCTCTTCGTGCCGCATGGCACGCCGCTGCCGATGATCCCGGTGATCGCGCCGATCGAGTTTATCTCGTTCATGGTGCGCCCGTTCAGCCTCGGCCTGCGACTCTTCGTCGCCATGATGGCCGGCCACGTGCTGCTCGAAGTGCTGTCCAGCTTCGTGATCGACGGTACCAATGCCGGCGTCCTGTGGGGCGGCATCGTGGGTCTGCCGAGCTTCCTTCTGATGGTCGGTATCTGCGCGCTCGAACTGCTGGTCGCAGGCATCCAGGCCTATGTTTTCGCTCTTCTGACGTCGCTGTACATCAACGACGCCGAGAACCTTCACTAA
- a CDS encoding F0F1 ATP synthase subunit B family protein, with protein MPQIAQLADTWSSQVFWLLVFFGITFFVIGKGMVPKVMETVAQRDGQIAADLAAAKAARDAADEQEDAWRVRENENRAAAQAIVAKAKDEAAAKSEKKLKAAQTRIDKKLADAEARIGEARTAALAEVESVAVEAAQDIVQRLAGVKVTKPAAAKAVKEAMANG; from the coding sequence ATGCCCCAGATAGCACAGCTTGCCGATACGTGGTCCAGTCAGGTCTTCTGGCTGCTGGTCTTCTTCGGCATCACTTTCTTCGTCATCGGCAAGGGCATGGTGCCCAAGGTGATGGAAACCGTTGCCCAGCGCGACGGCCAGATCGCCGCTGACCTCGCCGCAGCAAAGGCTGCGCGTGACGCGGCCGACGAACAGGAAGATGCCTGGCGGGTGCGTGAGAATGAAAACCGCGCCGCTGCACAGGCGATCGTGGCCAAGGCCAAGGACGAGGCTGCTGCCAAGTCCGAAAAGAAGCTCAAAGCTGCGCAGACCCGCATCGACAAGAAGCTTGCCGACGCGGAAGCCCGCATCGGTGAAGCCCGCACTGCGGCTCTTGCCGAAGTCGAAAGCGTTGCAGTCGAAGCGGCCCAGGACATCGTCCAGCGTCTCGCCGGTGTGAAGGTGACCAAGCCTGCCGCCGCCAAGGCAGTGAAGGAGGCAATGGCCAATGGCTAA
- the gloB gene encoding hydroxyacylglutathione hydrolase — MLQVHQFPCLADNYGFLLHDPESGETAAIDTPDGAEYLRQADAKNWRITQVWNTHWHPDHAGGNKAIVEATGAKVVAPQEVERLTPIDRVVGNGDKVELGRWHARVIDVSGHTNGHIAYHIPEADLAFVGDSVFALGCGRMFEGKPDQFWHSLERIRQMPENTLLYCAHEYTASNAKFALHADPDNTELQLYAARVEEKRAKGEPTVPTVLSRELVTNPFLRADSAELRDRWGGSTPAETFAALRAAKDNF; from the coding sequence ATGCTACAGGTTCACCAGTTCCCCTGCCTTGCCGACAATTACGGCTTCCTCCTCCACGATCCCGAAAGCGGCGAAACAGCCGCAATCGATACGCCCGATGGTGCGGAATACCTGAGGCAGGCCGATGCGAAGAATTGGCGCATCACGCAGGTCTGGAACACGCACTGGCATCCGGACCATGCCGGCGGGAACAAGGCCATCGTCGAGGCCACCGGCGCCAAGGTTGTCGCCCCTCAGGAAGTCGAGCGCTTGACCCCGATCGACCGTGTCGTGGGCAATGGCGACAAGGTCGAACTGGGCCGCTGGCACGCACGCGTCATCGACGTGTCGGGCCACACCAACGGCCATATCGCCTATCACATTCCCGAAGCCGACCTCGCCTTCGTCGGCGACAGCGTCTTCGCGCTTGGCTGCGGGCGCATGTTCGAAGGCAAGCCCGACCAGTTCTGGCACAGCCTGGAGCGGATCAGGCAGATGCCCGAAAACACGCTGCTCTACTGCGCGCACGAATATACGGCATCGAATGCGAAGTTCGCGCTGCACGCCGATCCCGACAATACCGAACTCCAGCTTTACGCGGCCCGGGTGGAAGAGAAGCGGGCCAAGGGCGAACCCACTGTCCCCACGGTCCTGTCGCGCGAGCTGGTCACCAATCCCTTCCTGCGCGCAGACAGCGCGGAATTGCGCGATCGCTGGGGCGGAAGCACGCCCGCAGAGACGTTCGCAGCGCTCCGGGCAGCCAAGGACAACTTCTGA
- a CDS encoding NADPH:quinone oxidoreductase family protein gives MKALVVRSLSPDLSGTQIEEIADPVREEGQVLVRVRAASLNYPDLLMTRGDYQFKPDVPFVSGLEMAGEVVEADAGSGFKSGDRVMGGAKTGAFAGLVALPASSLRPVPAGLGFPEAAAMGAAYHTAYVALVELGGLQEGQTVLVHGASGGVGLAACDLAKALGARVFAASHREDKLAALKRIAAPDAAIPNTGRFREQVAELTGGRLCDLVFDPIGGDVFDESTRCVAFGGKLLVVGFVAGRIPEIAVNIPLIKGFSVVGVRAGEYARRFPDRAKRIAAELERLASEGRISPHIDRTLPLARWREAFEAMEAGEIVGKIVLEP, from the coding sequence ATGAAGGCACTCGTCGTCCGGTCGCTGTCGCCCGACCTTTCGGGGACGCAGATCGAGGAAATCGCCGATCCCGTGCGGGAAGAAGGGCAGGTCCTCGTCAGGGTGCGAGCGGCTTCGCTCAACTATCCCGACCTGCTGATGACCCGCGGGGATTACCAATTCAAGCCGGACGTGCCCTTCGTCAGCGGCCTCGAAATGGCAGGCGAAGTGGTCGAGGCCGATGCAGGCAGCGGCTTCAAATCCGGCGACCGCGTCATGGGCGGCGCGAAAACCGGCGCCTTTGCGGGTCTCGTGGCCCTTCCAGCCTCATCGCTCAGGCCCGTCCCGGCGGGCCTCGGCTTTCCCGAAGCAGCGGCCATGGGCGCGGCCTATCACACAGCCTATGTCGCCCTGGTCGAGCTCGGCGGATTGCAGGAAGGCCAGACGGTGCTGGTCCACGGCGCGAGCGGCGGGGTGGGGCTTGCCGCCTGCGACCTTGCCAAAGCGCTCGGAGCCCGCGTCTTTGCCGCCTCGCACCGCGAAGACAAGCTGGCCGCACTCAAGCGGATCGCCGCTCCGGACGCGGCAATCCCCAACACGGGCCGCTTCCGTGAACAGGTCGCCGAACTTACCGGTGGCAGGCTATGCGACCTGGTCTTCGATCCTATCGGAGGGGACGTATTCGACGAGAGCACCCGCTGCGTCGCCTTCGGCGGGAAGCTACTGGTCGTCGGCTTCGTCGCCGGTCGCATCCCCGAAATCGCGGTCAACATCCCGCTGATCAAGGGGTTCTCGGTCGTCGGCGTGCGGGCCGGGGAATATGCGCGCCGCTTCCCCGACCGCGCCAAACGGATCGCCGCGGAACTCGAGCGCTTGGCAAGTGAAGGCCGGATCAGCCCCCATATCGACCGCACCCTGCCCCTCGCCCGATGGCGCGAAGCCTTCGAAGCGATGGAGGCAGGAGAGATCGTCGGGAAGATCGTGCTGGAACCCTAG
- a CDS encoding YdbL family protein, with protein sequence MTKTMTKTMLAAAVAATALGGIATPAFAQRDPAYAAARASGEVGEKMDGYLGIVGAETPELRRIVNDINIKRRAVYAERAQANNATLEEYALTAGCQAILATSPGEKYQAPDGSWQTRSSSAPLRDSRCP encoded by the coding sequence ATGACCAAAACCATGACCAAGACGATGCTGGCGGCAGCCGTGGCTGCGACCGCGCTGGGCGGCATCGCGACCCCTGCCTTTGCGCAGCGCGACCCTGCCTATGCCGCGGCCCGCGCGTCGGGCGAAGTGGGCGAGAAGATGGACGGTTACCTCGGCATCGTCGGCGCCGAGACGCCGGAGCTTCGCCGGATCGTCAACGACATCAATATCAAGCGCCGCGCCGTCTATGCGGAACGGGCGCAGGCCAACAACGCCACGCTCGAGGAATACGCGCTCACCGCAGGTTGCCAGGCGATTCTGGCGACTTCGCCGGGCGAAAAATACCAGGCGCCGGACGGTAGCTGGCAGACTCGTTCAAGCAGTGCCCCCTTGCGCGATTCGCGTTGTCCTTGA
- a CDS encoding YnbE family lipoprotein: MRILAVGLVPFALAGCITLEAPTEPIVIELNVNIRQEVIYRLAEDAGNTIEENADIF, encoded by the coding sequence TTGCGGATCTTGGCCGTCGGGCTTGTCCCGTTCGCGCTTGCGGGGTGCATAACGCTGGAAGCACCGACCGAGCCGATCGTGATCGAACTCAACGTCAATATCCGGCAGGAAGTGATCTACCGGCTCGCGGAAGACGCGGGCAACACGATCGAGGAAAACGCGGATATCTTCTGA